The genomic segment GCGAAAGCCATACTTAACATCATGTGTGCGTTTGTTGGCGAACGTTCTCATTTTGAGATCATAACGATAGGAAATCCTTATTTTAATGTCGCAAACAAATGCTTTATAATCATGGAGGATAAGCGATACCGCTTTGTCCGCGAATCGACGGGATCGATGCAATTCATCCCTTTCCGATATCGCAGACGCCGGAAGCCGCTCTTGCGGCGACGCTGCCGTTTATGTTTGGATAATTTACTTTTATAGAAGACCGAGGGATCACACAAATGGCGAATGGCGAGCAAGACCATCAGAACCCATGGGCGAAGTATTACGGCCCGAACCTTGGCTACATCGAAGAGCAGTACGAACTGTACCTACGCGATCCTGAGTCGGTCGCGCAAGAATACCGCGAACAATTCAAAGCGTGGGGCGAGCCGCCGCGCTCGGTCCGGAGCCCAGCCGCTTCGGCGCCGGGTGCGGCTGTCGCTGTGGATGTGCGTCAGCTTCGCAATGCGGTCTTGGCGGGCAAGCTTGTTTGGAACGTGCGCGCTTACGGGCATCTCGTTGCGGACATCGATCCGCTGGACATCGGCCCCGTCGCTTCGTCGAAAGTGCTCGAGCCGGAGACTTACGGCTTGACCTACGCGGACCTGGCCGCTTTGCCGGCCGACCTCGTCTGGGAAGGCGCGCCTGCCGGGGTGTCCAACGGAGCAGAGGCGATCGCCAAGCTTAAGGAAGTGTACGGCGGGACCATCGCCTACGAATTCAGCCATATTGCGGACGAAGAAGAACGCCAATGGTTGAACAACTTTGCCGAGCAGCGGGTGCCTGCGCAGCAGCTGAGTGCAGCGGAGCGAGCCGACCTGCTGAAGCGTCTGCTTGAAGCCGAGCTGTTCGAAGACTTTTTGCAGAAGACGTTTATCGGCGTCAAACGCTTCTCCGTCGAAGGCAACGATGCGCTGATCGCATTGGTCGACCGCATGGTACGGGACCTGGCCGGCGAAGGCGTCAGCGACATCGCGATCGGTATGGCGCACCGCGGCCGTCTGAACGTGCTTGCGCACATTTTGCAAAAACCGCTCACAAAGATTTTTGCCGAGTTCCAACACTCCGCGTCGAGCGGCAAGAAATCTCCGACTGAGGGGAGCTTCACGTTCGAGCCGGGCGGCACAGGCGACGTGAAGTATCATCTTGGCGCACGCCATACACTAAAAAATGCCCAGGGCGGCGAGACACGCGTCGTACTGGCGAACAACCCGAGTCACCTTGAGTACGTCAATCCGGTCGTACAGGGCTTCGCGCGCGCCGCGCAGGACGACCGTACGCAGCGCGGTTACCCGATCCAGAAAATGGATGTAGCGGCTTCTATCGTCATGCACGGCGATGCGGCGTTCCCTGGCGAAGGCATCGTCACCGAGACGATGAATTTGAGCACGCTGCGCGCCTATGGCATCGGCGGCACGATTCACATCATCGTCAACAACAAGATCGGCTTTACGACCGACAGCGTCGATTCCCGGTCCACCCAATATTCCAGCGACCCGGCCAAAGGCTTCGAGATTCCGATCGTTCACGTCAATGCCGACGATCCCGAAGCCGTGATCGCGATCGCCCGCATGGCAGTCGCATACCGCCAGCGCTTCAAGAAAGATTTTCTGATCGACCTGATCGGTTTCCGCCGCCACGGTCACAACGAGACGCTCGATCCCGAGCCGACGCAGCCGACCGTCTACAAGAAGGTCAAGGCGCATCCCGGCGTCAGCCGCGTTTACGCAGACCGTCTCGTCAAAGAAGGCAAGCTGACCGAAGCGCAGTTCGAGGAAGCGAAAAATGGCGTACTTGCGGTGTTCAAGGCGGCCTATGAGGAAATGAAGACCCTCGAGGATCACCATGAAGGTCCTCAGTCCCGCGCGGTCGAGCAGAATACGACGACGGCTGCGGCACCGACGAACGTTCCGATTGCCAAGCTCCGCGAGCTCAATGCCGAGCTGCTCAAGTGGCCCGAAGGCTTCAAGCTGTATCCGAAGCTGCAAAAGATTCTCGAGCGCCGCGCAAGTGCGCTGAACGACGGCGAAAAAGTCGATTGGAGCCATGCGGAGACGCTGGCGTTCGCTTCGATCCTCGCAGACGGACGCGCGATCCGGATGACTGGTCAGGACGCCGAGACCGCAACGTTCGCGCAGCGCAATCTGGTGCTGCACGACATCGAGACCGGCGATACGTTCTGCCCGATGCACACGCTGCCGCAGGCGAAGGCCTCCTTCGCGCTGCACAACAGCCCGCTGTCCGAGTCTGCCGTACTCGGCTTCGAATACGGCTACAACGTCTATTCGCCCGAAACGATGGTTCTCTGGGAAGCGCAATTCGGCGACTTCGCCAACGTGGCGCAAGTGCTCATCGACCAATTCATCTCGTCGGGCCGCGCCAAGTGGTCGGAGCGTTCGAGTCTGGTCATGCTGCTGCCGCACAGCTACGAAGGACAGGGGCCGGAGCACTCCAGCGCCCGCCTCGAACGCTTCCTGCAACTGTCCGCTGAGGACAACTGGACGGTAGCGAACCTGTCCAGCGCAGCGCAGTACTTCCATCTGCTGCGACGTCAGGCTTCGATTACCGGTACAGACGAAGCCAAGCCGCTCGTAGTCATGACGCCGAAGAGCCTGCTTCGCAACCCGCGCGCGACTTCGCCGGCCGCAGAGCTTGGCGAGGGCGGGTTCAAGACGATTCTCGAGCAGGCGGGTCTCGGCGCGAAGCCGGACCGCGTCGAGCGCATCGTTCTTTGCTCGGGCAAGGTCGCCATCGATCTCGAGGATGCGTTGGCCAAGGACAAAGACAGCAACAAGGACTGGCTGCATATCGTCCGCGTGGAGCAGCTGTATCCGTTCCCGGCGGAGGAGATCAAAAAGGTGTTCGCTCGCTTCCCGAAACTCAAGGAAGTCGTCTGGACGCAAGAAGAGCCTCGCAATATGGGAGCCTGGACCTTCATGGAATCCCGCATCCGCGAGATCGCGCCATCCGGCGCGGAAGTCAAGTATATCGGCCGTCCGGATCGTGCGAGCCCCGCTACCGGGTTCGCGGACGTACACGCGGATGAGCAGAACTATATCGTGACGCAATCTTTGAAGCAGAGTCCGACGTTGACTCACAATTTGGGGAGGTAAGCCGCAGTGGCAGATATTCTAGTACCGGCAATGGGCGAATCGATTACGGAAGGCA from the Cohnella hashimotonis genome contains:
- a CDS encoding 2-oxoglutarate dehydrogenase E1 component, translated to MANGEQDHQNPWAKYYGPNLGYIEEQYELYLRDPESVAQEYREQFKAWGEPPRSVRSPAASAPGAAVAVDVRQLRNAVLAGKLVWNVRAYGHLVADIDPLDIGPVASSKVLEPETYGLTYADLAALPADLVWEGAPAGVSNGAEAIAKLKEVYGGTIAYEFSHIADEEERQWLNNFAEQRVPAQQLSAAERADLLKRLLEAELFEDFLQKTFIGVKRFSVEGNDALIALVDRMVRDLAGEGVSDIAIGMAHRGRLNVLAHILQKPLTKIFAEFQHSASSGKKSPTEGSFTFEPGGTGDVKYHLGARHTLKNAQGGETRVVLANNPSHLEYVNPVVQGFARAAQDDRTQRGYPIQKMDVAASIVMHGDAAFPGEGIVTETMNLSTLRAYGIGGTIHIIVNNKIGFTTDSVDSRSTQYSSDPAKGFEIPIVHVNADDPEAVIAIARMAVAYRQRFKKDFLIDLIGFRRHGHNETLDPEPTQPTVYKKVKAHPGVSRVYADRLVKEGKLTEAQFEEAKNGVLAVFKAAYEEMKTLEDHHEGPQSRAVEQNTTTAAAPTNVPIAKLRELNAELLKWPEGFKLYPKLQKILERRASALNDGEKVDWSHAETLAFASILADGRAIRMTGQDAETATFAQRNLVLHDIETGDTFCPMHTLPQAKASFALHNSPLSESAVLGFEYGYNVYSPETMVLWEAQFGDFANVAQVLIDQFISSGRAKWSERSSLVMLLPHSYEGQGPEHSSARLERFLQLSAEDNWTVANLSSAAQYFHLLRRQASITGTDEAKPLVVMTPKSLLRNPRATSPAAELGEGGFKTILEQAGLGAKPDRVERIVLCSGKVAIDLEDALAKDKDSNKDWLHIVRVEQLYPFPAEEIKKVFARFPKLKEVVWTQEEPRNMGAWTFMESRIREIAPSGAEVKYIGRPDRASPATGFADVHADEQNYIVTQSLKQSPTLTHNLGR